TACGATATCCCCGTGGTGTTCTTTGACCGGGTGCCCGATGCCAAAGACATTCATTCGGTAAGCTGTAACCTGTACGACAGCTCGGTGGAAGCGGTAGAATGGCTCATCAATAACGGACATAAACGCATTGGCTATCTGCAGGGCCCGCCAACCCTCAATATGAAGAACGAACGGCTGGATGGCTACGTGGAAGCCCACAAAAAGCACAAATTGCCTGTAGATGAATCTTTGATCGTAAGCACCGATTTAACGGTTGAGGGCACCAGGCAGGCTGTAGATGCGTTACTACAGCTTAAAAAGCGACCTACCGCCATTCTTTCCTTTAACGACTATGTTACCCTCGACGCCATCCAATACGCGCGGCAGAAAAAACTGGCCATTAACAAAGACATCTGTTTCGTAAGCTACGCCAACGTGCCGGTTACCCAGTACGTGGAATACCCCCCGCTGGCCTCGGTAGAGCAATTCCCCTACGACCAGGGCTTGAGCGCCACCGAGCTCCTGTTCCGCCTTATCGACAAAAAAGTAGCCGGGCAGGAGGTTCCTTACGAGAATATCGTATTAAGAAGCGAATTGATAATAAGATAACGTTCCAGGTTTCAGGTTACAGGCCACCGGCTTATGTCCCTGAAACCTGCAACATTAACCTGCAACAGCCGCATTAACAAACTGTAAACCATTCCCAAACGCAAAGCCCCTTAAACCTTGCACATTCTACCCTAAACCGTGTATTTTTGCGGCAAATTTTACAATATGGAATTCCGGATAGAAAAAGATACCATGGGCGAAGTGCAGGTTCCTGCCGATGCCCTGTATGGTGCCCAAACGCAGCGCAGTATTGACAACTTCAAAATTGCCCAGGATATTAATAAAATGCCTAAAGAGATCATTAAGGCATTTGCATACCTGAAAAAAGCGGCCGCTATCACCAATTTCGAAGCAGGTGTTCTACCCAAAGATAAATGCGAGGTTATCGGCCAGGCCTGTGATGAAATTCTGGAAGGAAAACTGGATGCCTATTTCCCACTGGTAGTTTGGCAAACCGGTTCCGGCACTCAAAGCAACATGAACGTAAATGAGGTGGTTGCTTACCGCGGACATATTATCAAAGGCGGCAAACTCACCGATAAGGAAAAGTTTCTGCACCCCAACGACGATGTAAACAAATCACAATCGTCTAACGACACCTTCCCCACCGCCATGCACATTGCGGCGTATAAAATACTGGTAGAAGTTACCATTCCGGGTATTGAAAAGTTACGTAACACCCTGGCTGAAAAAAGCAAACAGTTCATGCAAGTGGTAAAGATCGGCCGTACGCACTTTATGGATGCTACTCCGCTTACTGTTGGCCAGGAGTTCAGTGGTTATGTATCACAACTCGATCATGGTTTGCGCGCTATTAAAAACACCCTGGCGCACCTGAGCGAGCTGGCATTGGGTGGAACCGCTGTTGGTACCGGTATCAACACCCCGCCTAATTATTCTGAAAATGTAGCCAAACACATTGCGGCCTTAACCGGGCTGCCATTTGTTACGGCTGAAAATAAATTCGAGGCCCTGGCTGCGCACGATGCTATCGTGGAAGCCCATGGCGCGTTAAAAACGGTGGCGGTTAGCCTTATGAAAATAGCCAACGACATTCGTATGCTGTCTTCAGGCCCCCGCAGTGGTATTGGCGAACTGTTTATCCCCGATAACGAACCAGGTTCTTCTATCATGCCTGGTAAAGTAAACCCCACCCAGTGCGAAGCATTGACCATGATCGCTGCACAGGTAATGGGTAACGATGTAGCTATCAGCATCGGCGGCGCCAATGGCCATTTTGAACTGAACGTGTTCAAACCCGTAATGATCTACAACTTCCTGCACAGCGCCCGCCTTATTGGTGATGGTTGCGTAAGCTTTAACGATAAATGCGCTGTTGGGGTTGAACCCATCGAAGCCAATATCAAAAAGCACGTTGACAACTCCCTGATGCTGGTAACTTCGCTGAATACCAAAATCGGTTATTACAAAGCTGCAGAGATTGCGCAAAAAGCCCACAAAGAAGGTACTACCTTAAAAGAAATGGCCGTGAAGCTGGGCTATGTTACCCCCGAGCAATTCGACGAATGGGTTGTTCCGAAGGATATGGTGGGGAAAATATAATTATTTTCAACTTACATATAAGGCAAAAGGCTGTCGTTTATTCGATGGCCTTTTGTTTTGGGCTCAAAGCCTAAAGCTGAAAGCAGAAAACTGTATTGGCTTTTGGCTTTAAGCTTTCACCCATAAAAAAATGCCGAAGCATTTCTACTTCGACATTCAATATTTAAAATTCGATATTCAATATTCTTACTGTCCGCTGTAAACCTTCACCGTATCCTTTAACTGGTCATCACTTTGAATGGAAACCGGCGCATCTTCTAACGGGCTCTTTTTGAAAAATCTTTTCTGGAAGATCAGGATGGCAATAACACCAACCGAGATAGAAGCATCGGCCAGGTTAAAAATTGGCGAGAAGAAAGTAAAACGTTCACCACCCCAGAACGGGATCCAGCTGGGTAATACCTTGTTGTCGATGATGGGAGCATAGATCATGTCAACCACTTTACCATGCAGGAAACCGGCATAGCCGCCACCGGATGGGAACATATGGGCCAACCCTGAACCATCATTACTGCCAGAGAAGATCATTCCATAGAACATACTATCTATCAGGTTACCCAGGGCGCCGGCAAAGATCATGGCCACGCAAAGGATAAATCCACGATGGTATTTCTTTTGTACAATACTCTTGATGTAATACACGCCAAAGATCACGGCAATCAGTCGAAAAACGGTAAGGGCAATTTTACCCCAGTCTCCACCAAATTTCCAGCCCCAGGCCATACCTTCATTTTCGATAAAATACAATCGCAATGTTCTGCCCAGCAGGAAAATCTGTTCTCCATATGTCATGCTGGTCTTCACCCATATTTTTAAAGCCTGATCGGCGATAATTATTCCCAGTATTACCAGGGCAACTGTTCTGATCTTCACTATGCTAATTTTTAGTTTCCAAAGATAAGGTTTTCTTAGTTTCGGGTTCCTAGTTCCGGGTTCACAGTTATCTGTACCGGTGCCGGTTTCTGACCAATGGTCTTTATTCTATGTAACTGGAAGCGCGCACTTTAGACTTTGGTAACCGTTCCGAACCTTGAACGCTGACTGTGAACTCTGAACTGTGAACTTGTGAACTATTCCTCGAAATACACTCTTTTCACCCGTTGCGAAACGGTGGCAAGCAGTTCATATGGAATGGTTTGCGCCCAATGAGCTACTTGTTTCACGGGCAAATCGGTGCCAAAAATTATCACCTCGTCCCCCTCCTGAACATGGGAAATATCAGTAATATCAATCATGGTCATATCCATGCATACCGTGCCGATAACCGGCGCCAGGTGACCATTGATAAACATTTTACCAGCCCCGTTCCCCAGCTTGCGCGGATACCCGTCTGCATATCCGATGCGTACCGTGGCAATACGTGTATCCCTGGTTACCACGCCTTTACGGCCATAGCTCACCGTTTCTCCTTCCTTCAGCTCCTTGATCTGTGCAATGGTAGATTTCAGGGTAGAAACCTCCCGCAGATCGAGCCCGCCTTCCCCAAAACTATCACCGCCATACAGGCCTATGCCCAACCGCACCATGTCAAGATGCCATTGCGGATGACGAATAATACCGGCCGTATTCACCACATGTTTTATAAAGGGGTATGAAAGAACCGACTGTAACTGCTGCACCATTTGCAGGTACAATTCACCCTGCCGGTTGGTATACGCATCCTGTTGCGGGTCTTCGCTCGACGCCAGGTGCGTAAATACCGACTGCACTTTAAACAACGGCGTGCGCAGTGAATTTATTACCAGCGGTAATTCCGTCATGGAAAAGCCCAACCGGTTCATTCCCGTTTCCAATTCTATATGTACAGGGAACTGCTGAATGCCCTGTTTTTTAACAAAATCTTCAAATAAAGATAAAATGCCGGGTGCATACAGATCGGGCTCCAGGTTGTATTGCACCAGCACATCAAAGGTCGACTCCTCGGGGTTCATGACCATGATGGGCAAATTGATGCCGGCCTTGCGCAACTCCACGCCCTCATCGGCATAGGCCACCGCCAGGTAATCTACACGATGAAACTGTAAAGCATTGGCTATTTCATAACTGCCGCTGCCATACGAAAAAGCTTTCACCATGGCCATAATTCGCGTAGCCGGTTGTAAGCGTTGCTGAAACTGCTTCAGGTTATGGGCTACGGCAGTGAGATCGATCTCCAGCACCGTTTGGTGCACCTTCTGTTGCAGCAGGCGGTCAACCTGTTCCAGTTCAAAAATGCGGGCGCCCTTTAACAGAATAACTTCATCCTTAAAGGGAATATGATGCAGCTCTTTTATAAAAGCGTCTACCGACGAATAAAACGCCAGGTCGGGAATACCAGCCGATTGAAAGATCTGCTGGTGATGGGTAATGCGCTCCCCTATTCCAATAAGGCGGTTTACCTGCCGCTGTTGCAGCAAACGGGCCACCTCGGCATACAGGTCTTTTTCTGACCGGCCGCTTTGTAAAATATCCGAAAGTATTACGGTTCGCCTCCCATGCTGTTGCTGCTGACTTAAAAAATCAAGGGCAATGGTAAACGAGCTGAGGTCCGAACTGTAACTATCGTTGATGATGGAGCAGTTGTTCAATCCTTTTTTCAGCTCCAGCCGCATGGCCACCGGCCCCAGCTGCTGCATTTGCCTGGTTATTTCTTCCTGCGGTACCTGCAGGTGCAACAATACGCACCAGCACTGAATGGCGTTCTCCACCGATGCATTATCGGTAAAGGGAATCACAATGCTGATCTCCTGTTGCTGGTAAGTAGCCGTAATAGTGGTGGTGTTATCTTCTTTATAAACCTGCCGAATGTGCAGCATGGCTTCGCTCATCATGCTCCAGCTAAAGATCTCAAAGCGTTTGTTGTTGGGTATTTGTTGCCATAAGGCGGCTACCCCGCTGTTTATTTCAGGATCGTCCTGGCAATAAATAAGTGTTTGTACATGCCTGAACAATTGCAGCTTTTCATTTACCTTCTGCCGCACATTTACAAACCCCTCACTGTGCGCCTCGCCCACATTGGTAAAAATGCCAATGGTGGGTTGAATGATCTTTTGCAGTTGTTCCATTTCACCGGGTTGCGAAATACCAGCTTCAAAAATGGCCAGTTCGTGTGTCTCGTTCAACGGCCAAACGCTTAAAGGCACGCCTATTTGTGAGTTGTAACTTTTGGGACTGCGAATAATGGTGAACCGGTCATCGAGCAACTGGTTCAGCCATTCCTTTACAATGGTTTTTCCATTACTACCGGTAATGCCTATTACCGGCAGGCTGAATTGTTTGCGGTGCCAGGCCACCAGGTTTTGCAGCGCGCGCAAAGGATCGTCAACCAGTACAATGTTGGCCTCAGCCAGTTTGCTAAGGTCTACGATTTCGCTCACCACAAAATTGCGAACACCCTTTTCATACAACTGGTAAATAAAGGAATGCCCGTCGCGGCGCGGCCCTTTCAGGGCAAAGAACAGGGAGGTTTGTGGGAAGATGAGTTTACGGCTGTCGATGAGCAGTTGTTCAATCAACGAATTATCGTGCTGAACAAGCCACTTCCCTTTGATGATGGAAGCAATATTGTCAATAAAGTATTTCACCCGGTTAATTTGATCAGTGAATTTCCCGGTCTGCACCGGCATCGTTATCCTTGTTTTCCTGGGTACGATTGCTTACGGCTACAGAATATACCATAGAGGCGGCGATGCAGACAACGATCACCAGCAGGGAAACATACACCGGGATCTCGATATGAAAATATTCTATCAGCATCTTCACCCCTATAAATACGAGTACAATGGCAATACCCTGTTGCAAATTGCCGAATTTATTGGCAGCGCCTTTCAACAAAAAGAAAAGGGAACGTAAACCAAGTACGGCAAATATGTTGGAGGTATATATTACCAGCGGATCTTTTGGTGCAATGGCAAACACTGCCGGAATGGAGTCCAGTGCAAAAACAATGTCGGTGGTAGCCAGCATAATTACCACCACAAATAAACTTGTGTAGAATTTTTTGCCGTTCACCGTTATTTTCCACTTTCCATCACCATCACTGGGGGTTAAAGGCAACGCACGCTGCAGTAACTTATACACCCGGTTTTTCTCCAGGTCACCGGCTTCTTCCTCGTGATTGGTGCGGAACATGGTGATGCCCGTGTATACCAGGATAGCGCCGAAGATGTACAGGATCCATTGGAATTGTTGTACCAATCCTATGCCTATTGCAATAAAGATAATTCTGAAGAGGATGGCCATCAGGATACCAATGAGCAGTACCCGGGCATAGAATTTCTCCTTTACTTTAAAAAAGCCAAAGATGAGAATGAACACAAAGATATTATCTATACTCAGCGACCACTCCATTAAATAAGCGCTCAGGTATTTAATTGCTGTTTCATGACCGTTCTCATACCAGAGAAAACCAAAAAAAACCAATGCCAGCGATACCCAGAAGGTAGTCTGCCACAATGCTTTTTTAATTGTAATATGAGAACCCTTTTTACTTAGTAATCCCAGGTCAAACGCCAATGCCAGTACCAATAAACTGCCAAATGCTATAATCGTGATCTGATCAGTGGTCATGTCTAAATTAAATGGTGGCAAAGATAGGTCTTAGTTACCGGATAGCCGTTCTCACTTACAGGATTCAGTGAATCACAACATCCATCAGTTACCAACAATAGGCCAAAAGCTCAAAGCCTGAAGCCTAAAGCTAATTCAGTTGGCACTTTCGCCTTTGGGCTTTAGGCTTTTACCTGGTATTTTCTCTTTCTTACGGCCTGATATACAGCACCAAACAGCAATACCAAAATAACCGGAACGGCAATATTCATCAACTGCCATTGCATGCGGTCTTCTTCTGTTTTTTTAGTGTCCAGCAAGCGAAGGGCAAAGTCTTTTCCCCGGGTTTCGAGTATTCCTGATGAATCGGTAAGGTATTGTACGCAGTTGAGGAAAAAATCTTTATTGGCGTACTGATTATGGGTAAACTGGTTATAACCCATAGGCAGCGGCCCCTCATTCTGTGTTACTACATTGGCTACAATGTCGGCATCGCTCACCACTATCATTTTACTTTCTTTTTCCGTGGCGGCTCTGAATGGCTGTTTATACATGCCTGCCAGGGTATCCAGTTCACCGGTTGAGAGACGGTTGGTATAAAGGGAAGTGAATCTTCCTTCCAGCAACACCGCAATCGGAATGAACGATTGGTTAAAGGTTTTCAGATCGTCTTCCGTTTTAACACTGTTCAGGGTTACAATGGCCGGGGTGCTGATGATGCGGGAACTTTCTGAAGTTGCCAGCAACACCGTTTTTTTGATGTTATTCTTTATGGTATCGATGGAATTGGGGAAGATGCTTAACACATTATCGAGATTCTTGGCAATGGGATGGCCCGAGTAGCAGGATAAGGTGGGGAAGTAAGGCCAGGCTACCAGTTGCATTTGCGGCTGATTGCCATAACTGCCCACTACCAGTGGTATTTTATCGCATTGAAGGTCCTGCACCAGGTCGCCATTGATACGCACGCCGTATTTAAACAACTGGTCATCGAGGTTCAGGTTGCGGTCGAAGGCTACAAAATCGCTGTGTGAGCGCATAAGGCTGTCCATTTCGGCATATAACCTGTCTATGAGCCATATTACCTTACCGCCATGCATGATGTACTGATCGATCTTCAGTTTTTGTTTATTGTTGAATGGGATAGTTGGTTTTACAATCACCAGCGCATCAAAAACAGGGGGAATAACCGGAACGCTGTCGATTGGCAGAAACCCAAACCGGTATTCTTCACGCAAAGTACCATCTATAAGATCTTTTACATTCTCATTAAACAGTTCGCCATTACCAAGCAGGTAACCAATGGCCGGTACGGTATCGGTGGTGATTTTTTGAATAGAGCGGGCCAGTTTATATTCCAGTAACGCCTCGGCATTGTTCAGCGATTGTACCCCACCCCGCATATCCTGACCCTGCAGCAGGTCAATAGCTACTTCGCGGTCTCTGTATTGAACGAGGGCGCCGGGGTATACCAGGCGTTCTTCCTGCGCCTCGCCAGCCTTCGCTTTTACCTGAATGTTAGTAGGTTTAAGGCCAAGCGTATCTAAATGCGCCTGAAATTTCTGTTTGTCCGCATCGCTCATGCCCTCCCCGGCCTTTTCAAATTTGAATTGAATATTGCTGCCGCCCAGTTCTTTAAACTCCTGCAACATTTCCTTGGTGCTGTTGGAGAGTTTTTTGAACCCGGCCGGCATATCGCCAGTGAGCAGAACGGTAATGGAAACTTTATCGTGTAAGCCTTTAACCAGCTTTTTGGTAGCGGTCGAAAGGGTATATCTTTTTTCCTGAGTAAGGTCAACGCGGGTATGCACTACTGATGCCAGGTAATTGATACCCAGCAGTACGATCAGCAAAAACAACCACCATCCTTTTGAAGCCAGTATTTTGTTCATGGTGTATTTCCGGATTATCGTTTCAACAAATTGCGA
The Niastella koreensis GR20-10 genome window above contains:
- a CDS encoding lipoprotein signal peptidase, with the protein product MKIRTVALVILGIIIADQALKIWVKTSMTYGEQIFLLGRTLRLYFIENEGMAWGWKFGGDWGKIALTVFRLIAVIFGVYYIKSIVQKKYHRGFILCVAMIFAGALGNLIDSMFYGMIFSGSNDGSGLAHMFPSGGGYAGFLHGKVVDMIYAPIIDNKVLPSWIPFWGGERFTFFSPIFNLADASISVGVIAILIFQKRFFKKSPLEDAPVSIQSDDQLKDTVKVYSGQ
- a CDS encoding LacI family DNA-binding transcriptional regulator is translated as MEKKLPTIKEIARRLNISASTVSRALHDHPSIGLRTKMAVKKLAAELNYEPNQTAIFFKQRKTFTIGLVLPNLREEFFSAAINGIEDVALDHNYIVLIGQSHDDLAREQKLVETMKNHRVDGILASISSSTTHIEHFEQMKNYDIPVVFFDRVPDAKDIHSVSCNLYDSSVEAVEWLINNGHKRIGYLQGPPTLNMKNERLDGYVEAHKKHKLPVDESLIVSTDLTVEGTRQAVDALLQLKKRPTAILSFNDYVTLDAIQYARQKKLAINKDICFVSYANVPVTQYVEYPPLASVEQFPYDQGLSATELLFRLIDKKVAGQEVPYENIVLRSELIIR
- a CDS encoding TerC/Alx family metal homeostasis membrane protein, with amino-acid sequence MTTDQITIIAFGSLLVLALAFDLGLLSKKGSHITIKKALWQTTFWVSLALVFFGFLWYENGHETAIKYLSAYLMEWSLSIDNIFVFILIFGFFKVKEKFYARVLLIGILMAILFRIIFIAIGIGLVQQFQWILYIFGAILVYTGITMFRTNHEEEAGDLEKNRVYKLLQRALPLTPSDGDGKWKITVNGKKFYTSLFVVVIMLATTDIVFALDSIPAVFAIAPKDPLVIYTSNIFAVLGLRSLFFLLKGAANKFGNLQQGIAIVLVFIGVKMLIEYFHIEIPVYVSLLVIVVCIAASMVYSVAVSNRTQENKDNDAGADREIH
- a CDS encoding bifunctional UDP-N-acetylmuramoyl-tripeptide:D-alanyl-D-alanine ligase/alanine racemase; translation: MKYFIDNIASIIKGKWLVQHDNSLIEQLLIDSRKLIFPQTSLFFALKGPRRDGHSFIYQLYEKGVRNFVVSEIVDLSKLAEANIVLVDDPLRALQNLVAWHRKQFSLPVIGITGSNGKTIVKEWLNQLLDDRFTIIRSPKSYNSQIGVPLSVWPLNETHELAIFEAGISQPGEMEQLQKIIQPTIGIFTNVGEAHSEGFVNVRQKVNEKLQLFRHVQTLIYCQDDPEINSGVAALWQQIPNNKRFEIFSWSMMSEAMLHIRQVYKEDNTTTITATYQQQEISIVIPFTDNASVENAIQCWCVLLHLQVPQEEITRQMQQLGPVAMRLELKKGLNNCSIINDSYSSDLSSFTIALDFLSQQQQHGRRTVILSDILQSGRSEKDLYAEVARLLQQRQVNRLIGIGERITHHQQIFQSAGIPDLAFYSSVDAFIKELHHIPFKDEVILLKGARIFELEQVDRLLQQKVHQTVLEIDLTAVAHNLKQFQQRLQPATRIMAMVKAFSYGSGSYEIANALQFHRVDYLAVAYADEGVELRKAGINLPIMVMNPEESTFDVLVQYNLEPDLYAPGILSLFEDFVKKQGIQQFPVHIELETGMNRLGFSMTELPLVINSLRTPLFKVQSVFTHLASSEDPQQDAYTNRQGELYLQMVQQLQSVLSYPFIKHVVNTAGIIRHPQWHLDMVRLGIGLYGGDSFGEGGLDLREVSTLKSTIAQIKELKEGETVSYGRKGVVTRDTRIATVRIGYADGYPRKLGNGAGKMFINGHLAPVIGTVCMDMTMIDITDISHVQEGDEVIIFGTDLPVKQVAHWAQTIPYELLATVSQRVKRVYFEE
- the gldG gene encoding gliding motility-associated ABC transporter substrate-binding protein GldG; this translates as MNKILASKGWWLFLLIVLLGINYLASVVHTRVDLTQEKRYTLSTATKKLVKGLHDKVSITVLLTGDMPAGFKKLSNSTKEMLQEFKELGGSNIQFKFEKAGEGMSDADKQKFQAHLDTLGLKPTNIQVKAKAGEAQEERLVYPGALVQYRDREVAIDLLQGQDMRGGVQSLNNAEALLEYKLARSIQKITTDTVPAIGYLLGNGELFNENVKDLIDGTLREEYRFGFLPIDSVPVIPPVFDALVIVKPTIPFNNKQKLKIDQYIMHGGKVIWLIDRLYAEMDSLMRSHSDFVAFDRNLNLDDQLFKYGVRINGDLVQDLQCDKIPLVVGSYGNQPQMQLVAWPYFPTLSCYSGHPIAKNLDNVLSIFPNSIDTIKNNIKKTVLLATSESSRIISTPAIVTLNSVKTEDDLKTFNQSFIPIAVLLEGRFTSLYTNRLSTGELDTLAGMYKQPFRAATEKESKMIVVSDADIVANVVTQNEGPLPMGYNQFTHNQYANKDFFLNCVQYLTDSSGILETRGKDFALRLLDTKKTEEDRMQWQLMNIAVPVILVLLFGAVYQAVRKRKYQVKA
- the fumC gene encoding class II fumarate hydratase encodes the protein MEFRIEKDTMGEVQVPADALYGAQTQRSIDNFKIAQDINKMPKEIIKAFAYLKKAAAITNFEAGVLPKDKCEVIGQACDEILEGKLDAYFPLVVWQTGSGTQSNMNVNEVVAYRGHIIKGGKLTDKEKFLHPNDDVNKSQSSNDTFPTAMHIAAYKILVEVTIPGIEKLRNTLAEKSKQFMQVVKIGRTHFMDATPLTVGQEFSGYVSQLDHGLRAIKNTLAHLSELALGGTAVGTGINTPPNYSENVAKHIAALTGLPFVTAENKFEALAAHDAIVEAHGALKTVAVSLMKIANDIRMLSSGPRSGIGELFIPDNEPGSSIMPGKVNPTQCEALTMIAAQVMGNDVAISIGGANGHFELNVFKPVMIYNFLHSARLIGDGCVSFNDKCAVGVEPIEANIKKHVDNSLMLVTSLNTKIGYYKAAEIAQKAHKEGTTLKEMAVKLGYVTPEQFDEWVVPKDMVGKI